A genomic segment from Deltaproteobacteria bacterium encodes:
- a CDS encoding alpha/beta hydrolase yields the protein MKFVATERHGEVSAHLVRPRGARCLLALAHGAGAGMRHPFLDAVADRLAARGVATFRYQFPYMEAGRRRPDPARWLTATVRSAIAAARRTAGDLPLLAGGKSMGGRMTSLAHAAAPLPGVRGLVFLGFPLHPPRRPGTDRAAHLAAIDAPMLFVQGTRDALARLDLIRRVVEDLPSAHLHVVDTADHGFRVLRRSGRTDDDAVDEIAGAVAEFCEPLVAAGKSPLAD from the coding sequence GTGAAGTTCGTCGCGACCGAACGGCACGGCGAGGTCAGCGCACACCTCGTGCGGCCGCGAGGCGCGCGCTGTCTGCTGGCGCTCGCGCACGGCGCCGGCGCCGGCATGCGCCACCCGTTCCTCGACGCGGTGGCCGACCGGCTCGCCGCGCGCGGCGTCGCCACGTTCCGGTACCAGTTCCCGTACATGGAGGCGGGACGGCGGCGGCCCGATCCGGCGCGGTGGCTCACGGCGACCGTCCGCTCGGCGATCGCCGCCGCGCGCCGCACGGCCGGGGATCTGCCGTTGCTGGCCGGCGGCAAATCCATGGGCGGCCGCATGACGTCGCTCGCGCACGCGGCCGCGCCGCTCCCCGGCGTGCGCGGCCTCGTCTTCCTCGGGTTTCCGCTGCACCCGCCCCGCCGGCCCGGCACCGACCGGGCCGCCCACCTCGCCGCCATCGACGCGCCGATGCTGTTCGTCCAGGGCACGCGAGACGCGCTCGCCCGCCTCGATCTCATCCGCCGGGTCGTCGAGGACCTGCCGAGCGCGCACCTGCACGTCGTCGACACCGCCGACCACGGGTTCCGCGTGTTACGGCGGTCCGGCCGCACGGACGACGACGCGGTCGACGAGATCGCCGGCGCGGTAGCGGAATTCTGCGAGCCGCTTGTCGCAGCCGGGAAATCGCCGCTCGCGGATTGA
- a CDS encoding tetratricopeptide repeat protein: MTFSTREAAEVVGLSESTVRGCVRAGFLSPTASGVALRFSFRDLAVLRVVKALVDRGVPVRRIRRQLKTLREQLPSDVSLSQIAIDEHAGHVVVRVGDRAVRADNGQGVFDFLLAAPAGEVAALPVCATPAAPEPVPGMTSDEWFERAVELEDVDPQAAMDAYRRALHLRPDCTETLINLGRLRAESGDTAGAADCFREALRIDPRDATALYNLGVVAQDEGRDQEAIEMYQRALDLDPALAEAHYNLATLFDRAGDARAAIRHINAYRRLTREQQPR; encoded by the coding sequence GTGACGTTTTCCACGCGCGAGGCGGCCGAGGTCGTGGGCCTGTCCGAGTCGACGGTGCGCGGGTGCGTGCGCGCCGGCTTCTTGTCACCGACCGCAAGCGGCGTCGCGCTGCGGTTTTCGTTCCGCGATCTGGCCGTTCTGCGCGTGGTCAAGGCGCTCGTCGACCGCGGTGTGCCGGTGCGCCGCATACGGCGCCAGCTCAAGACGTTGCGAGAGCAACTTCCAAGCGACGTGTCGCTATCGCAGATCGCGATCGACGAGCACGCCGGCCACGTCGTCGTGCGCGTCGGCGACCGCGCGGTCCGGGCGGACAACGGCCAGGGCGTGTTCGACTTCTTGCTCGCCGCTCCGGCCGGTGAAGTCGCCGCGTTGCCGGTGTGCGCCACGCCGGCCGCGCCGGAGCCGGTGCCCGGCATGACGTCCGACGAGTGGTTCGAGCGAGCCGTCGAACTCGAGGACGTCGATCCGCAGGCCGCGATGGATGCATATCGGCGGGCGCTGCACCTGCGGCCCGATTGTACGGAGACGCTCATCAACCTCGGACGCCTGCGCGCCGAGAGCGGCGATACCGCCGGCGCCGCCGACTGCTTCCGCGAGGCGCTGCGCATCGATCCGCGCGACGCCACCGCGCTGTACAACCTCGGCGTCGTGGCGCAGGACGAGGGGCGCGACCAGGAAGCCATCGAGATGTACCAGCGCGCGCTCGACCTCGACCCGGCGCTGGCCGAGGCGCACTACAATCTCGCCACGCTGTTCGATCGCGCCGGCGACGCGCGCGCGGCGATCCGCCACATCAACGCGTACCGGCGCCTTACGCGCGAGCAGCAGCCGCGCTGA